One Deltaproteobacteria bacterium genomic window, GATCCGGCTCAAAAAAGGCGATTCCATAGACATCCCAAGGGGGGGGGTCCATCGCATTGAGAATACGACAACGGAAAACATGGCCTTTATCGAGGTACAAATGGGAGACTATTTCGGCGAGGATGATATTGTAAGGATTGAGGATGACTTCGGTCGAACGTAGAGGAGATGGTTTTGAAAAATCCGACGGTTAAACGATATGGGCAAAACCCCATTCTGACCCGGCGGGATATTCCCTATCCCGTTTCCACGGTTCACAATGCCGGGATGGTCAAGCATGACGGAAGGTATGTGATGCTCTTCCGCTCCCATCTTTTAAACGGCCGGTGCGTCATCGGCCTGGCGGAAAGCGAAGACGGTTACGCATTCACCGTAAATCCGGAGCCTTTCCTGGTTCCTGCAACCCAAGGCGTCTTCGCCGAATACGAAGAGTTCGGGGTCGAGGACCTTCGTATCTGCGCCATGGATGATCAGTACCTGCTCACCTACAGCGCTTATTCCAGGCATGGCGTTAGGATCGCCCTGGCGCGGACCCGGGATTTCAAGAGTGTCGAGCGGATCGCACTGATCTCCCAACCGGATATGCGCAACGTGGTGATCTTCCCTCAGAAGTTTGACGGCCGCTATGTCCGTCTGGATCGTCCTCATTCCGAAATCTCTCCCTGGTCCATTTACATTTCCTATTCTCCCGACCTGGTCCATTGGGGAGACTCGAAGGTGGTCATAAAACCGGTGACCT contains:
- a CDS encoding mannose-6-phosphate isomerase, which gives rise to IRLKKGDSIDIPRGGVHRIENTTTENMAFIEVQMGDYFGEDDIVRIEDDFGRT
- a CDS encoding glycosidase translates to MVLKNPTVKRYGQNPILTRRDIPYPVSTVHNAGMVKHDGRYVMLFRSHLLNGRCVIGLAESEDGYAFTVNPEPFLVPATQGVFAEYEEFGVEDLRICAMDDQYLLTYSAYSRHGVRIALARTRDFKSVERIALISQPDMRNVVIFPQKFDGRYVRLDRPHSEISPWSIYISYSPDLVHWGDSKVVIKPVTYHWDELKIGPGATPFRTDQGWLNIYHGVYRTMSGAVYRLGVALHDLEDPSRIIGISDDWILEPEDPWETVGYVPNVVFTCGAVPEEDGTVKIYWGGADTVMCAGSARITDLVEMCLNHSRAPY